The genomic window TCCAATGTGGATCAGCATACCTGTTGTTCCAGGCATTAATGATAATAAGAATCTGGAAGATATTGTGTGTAATAAAAATTTAAATTACTTTAAGGAGAATTGCGATGAAAAGATCAGAAGTTAACAGAATCTTGAAAGATACAATCAAATTTCTAGAAGGGAGGAAATTTTACCTTCCTCCTTTTGCATTCTGGACACCGAAGGATTGGGAAACTAAAAGACATGAGACAGATGAGATAAGAGATAATCTGCTGGGATGGGATATTACAGATTTTGGGAAAGGAGACTTCAGCAAGTTTGGGCTTGTTTTATTTACACTTAGAAATGGGAACGACAGCAATCCGAAATATACAAAACCATACGCAGAAAAAATAATGATTGTTGAAGAGAACCAGGAAACCCCAATGCACTTTCATTCTAAGAAAATGGAAGATATTATAAATAGAGGGGGAGGTAATATTTTACTTAAACTGTACAATTCCACTGATGATAAGCAATTAGACAGGAATGCACCTGTTAGGGTTTCTTTGGATGGAGTTATAAAACAATTTTCTCCTGGAGAAATAATAACACTTACTCAGGGAGAGAGTATAGCCTTACCACAAAGGTTATATCACACTTTCTATGCAGAAAATGGCAGAGGGAAGGTTCTTATGGGAGAGGTCTCAAAAGTAAATGACGATAAGACAGATAATCACTTCCTTGAACCAATAGGCAGATTCCCTGAAATAGAAGAAGATGAAGAAGCGCTGCATTGTCTTTGTTTTGAATATCCAAAGCTTGATTAAGCCCTCTTGAACTTCTTTTCTAATTCATATTTAGAGAGCTTGATCATTGTAGGTCTTCCATGTGGGCAGGTATATTTATTCTCTGAACTGGATAGTTGTCTCAGAAGGGATTCTATCTCTTCTTCCTTGAGCCTAGCACCTGCTCTGATGGCGCTATGACAGGCTATTAACTTGATTATCTCTTCTGTCAAATCTCCAATCTTTTTAGCTTTCTCACTTTCTATAAGCTCATCCAGAACATCAGAAATCACCTGCGGGGTATTAGCATCTTTTAAAAGTGCTGGTACTGAGCGTATGGAGAAACTGTTCTTTCCAAAAGGTTCTATTTGAAAACCAAGGGATTTAAAATAGTCCAGATATTTCTCAAATACTACTGCCTGTCTATAATTAAGGTCAAGAGTTTCATCAATTAAAAGCCCTTGCGATTCTACCTTAGAAAGAGAGAGGTCTTTAGTTAATTTCTCATAAACAATGCGTTCATGAGCAGCATGTTGATCAATAATTACAACATGCCCGTTAAGCTGAGTGATTATATATGTTTCAAAAACCTGTATATACTTTGGAGGAATTTCAAATTTTTGTTTCTCTATTTCGTTGGAACCGATTTTCTTTTCCTTTAAAAAATCAAATTCAGGCACTCGTTCTTGCATTTTTTGTTTATATATATACTTTCCAATTGCTTCTTTAATTTCGCTCTCCTGATTTTTCTCTGAAGCTTTTGAAGTTTGGATGTTGAATAATCCAGGGCTTAAATCATGTGTGCTTAGTGCTTGTTTTATTGCCTCCCCAATTAATTCATGAACAATCTTCTCCTTAAAGAATTTTACTTCATCCTTTGTAGGATGAATATTCACATCAATAGCAGCAGGGGGTGTATCTATAAAAATGAACGCTACTGGAAATCTACCTCTTGGCACCAGTGTACGATAGGCTTCGTATATGCTGTGAGATATAGATTTATTATGAGCACAGCGTTTGTTTATGAATATCAGCTGGCTGTTTCTATTGGCACGTGTTTCTTCTGGTTTGGAAATAAATCCATAGATATTTAAAAGGTCATTTCCTCCTTCTATGGGCAGCAGATTATTTGATATTTGTTCTCCAAAAAGGGATGTTATTCTTTTTAAGAGATTATTAGACGGTCCTATATTAATAAGTTCACGTCTATCATGAACAAGTTTAAAAAATATATCAGGCCTAGCGAGCGCTTCGAATGTTATAGCATTCAGGATATGCGACATCTCTGTAGCCTCTGATTTTAGAAACTTGCGTCTGGGAAGTGTGTTAAAAAACAAATCCTCAATCCTCACTGTTGTTCCATCAGCCCGTCCTGTCTGGTGAGATTTTATTATTTTACCTCCAACTGTTTTTATGAAAAAACCAAAAGGACTGTCCTTGGATTTGGTTATAAGTTCCAATCTTGAAACCGAGGCCATACTAGGCAAAGCCTCCCCTCTAAAACCGAGTGTATTTATTTGGAAGATATCATTGACACTACTAATTTTACTTGTTGAGAAACGCTCTAAAGCAAGTACAGCATCATCAGCCCCCATTCCTGTTCCATTATCAATTACCTCTATTAATTTTTGTCCGCCAGCTTTGATATTTATTACAATTCTTGTTGCTCCGGCATCTATAGAATTTTCTATGAGTTCTTTTACTGCTGATGCAGGCCTTAAGACAATCTCACCTGCTGCAATTTTATTGGAAACATGTTCAGGAAGGATTTTAATTAAATTAAGGCCCATCAATTAACCAAGCTTTTTCTCTAAGGCTTTTACTTTTTGAGAAAGCTCTTGAATGGTCTTGTATATTTCCGGCAGGCGATTTCGATACGCTTTAATCTTTTGCTCTTCTTTGAGCGGGATAGCTGGGTAACCGGCTACACACATGTCAGGACCGATGTTTTTAGTTACTGCAGATTGTGCAGTTATTATTGCATTATCACCAATTTTTATATGTCCTGCAAGTCCGGCTTGTCCTGCAATAGTGACCTTATTTCCTAGTGTTACGGATCCTGATATGCCAACTTGAGCAATAATCACACAATGCTCGCCAATGTCTACATTATGTGCAATTTGAACAAGATTATCAATCTTAGTCCCCCTGCCAATTCGCGTTCTTCCGGCTGTAGCTCTATCAATAGTAACATTAGCTCCAATTTCAACATCATCTTCAACAATTACTGTGCCAAGCTGTGGAACCTTCTTATTAAAAACTCCTTTGATCGGCGTGAAACCAAATCCATCGCTTCCAATCACTGCGCCGTTGTGGATTATTACATTGCTGCCTATTACTACTCTTTCTCTTATACTTACATTTGCGTAGATTAATGTATTAGCGCCTATCCTGGCGCCGTTACCTATGAAGACTC from bacterium includes these protein-coding regions:
- the mutL gene encoding DNA mismatch repair endonuclease MutL, whose translation is MGLNLIKILPEHVSNKIAAGEIVLRPASAVKELIENSIDAGATRIVINIKAGGQKLIEVIDNGTGMGADDAVLALERFSTSKISSVNDIFQINTLGFRGEALPSMASVSRLELITKSKDSPFGFFIKTVGGKIIKSHQTGRADGTTVRIEDLFFNTLPRRKFLKSEATEMSHILNAITFEALARPDIFFKLVHDRRELINIGPSNNLLKRITSLFGEQISNNLLPIEGGNDLLNIYGFISKPEETRANRNSQLIFINKRCAHNKSISHSIYEAYRTLVPRGRFPVAFIFIDTPPAAIDVNIHPTKDEVKFFKEKIVHELIGEAIKQALSTHDLSPGLFNIQTSKASEKNQESEIKEAIGKYIYKQKMQERVPEFDFLKEKKIGSNEIEKQKFEIPPKYIQVFETYIITQLNGHVVIIDQHAAHERIVYEKLTKDLSLSKVESQGLLIDETLDLNYRQAVVFEKYLDYFKSLGFQIEPFGKNSFSIRSVPALLKDANTPQVISDVLDELIESEKAKKIGDLTEEIIKLIACHSAIRAGARLKEEEIESLLRQLSSSENKYTCPHGRPTMIKLSKYELEKKFKRA
- a CDS encoding D-lyxose/D-mannose family sugar isomerase, with the protein product MKRSEVNRILKDTIKFLEGRKFYLPPFAFWTPKDWETKRHETDEIRDNLLGWDITDFGKGDFSKFGLVLFTLRNGNDSNPKYTKPYAEKIMIVEENQETPMHFHSKKMEDIINRGGGNILLKLYNSTDDKQLDRNAPVRVSLDGVIKQFSPGEIITLTQGESIALPQRLYHTFYAENGRGKVLMGEVSKVNDDKTDNHFLEPIGRFPEIEEDEEALHCLCFEYPKLD
- the lpxD gene encoding UDP-3-O-(3-hydroxymyristoyl)glucosamine N-acyltransferase, whose amino-acid sequence is MTNILNMTLAQIARLIDGKVEGDPSMVITGISGIKEAKKGDITFLANARYYPLLRTTKASAIIVDKKMDKNGRPVIRTDNPYIGFVKIMEYLQINKEIPLPGIHKTAVIGKNAKLGKNITIEAHAVLDNDVQIGDNTVIFPGVFIGNGARIGANTLIYANVSIRERVVIGSNVIIHNGAVIGSDGFGFTPIKGVFNKKVPQLGTVIVEDDVEIGANVTIDRATAGRTRIGRGTKIDNLVQIAHNVDIGEHCVIIAQVGISGSVTLGNKVTIAGQAGLAGHIKIGDNAIITAQSAVTKNIGPDMCVAGYPAIPLKEEQKIKAYRNRLPEIYKTIQELSQKVKALEKKLG